A section of the Rhizobium sp. Pop5 genome encodes:
- a CDS encoding ABC transporter ATP-binding protein, whose translation MSELKIEKVWKEYGDQIVLENVSLTVASRAFVALVGPSGCGKTTFLRMLLGQEQPTKGKILLDGEPLPSEPGPDRGVVFQRYSVFPHLTVLGNVLLGKEFSAARYKAKLFGAARRNAIEEARELIADVGLAGSESKYPAQLSGGMQQRLALAQALIMKPKVLLLDEPFGALDPGIRAEIHTLMKRLWHETQMTVVMVTHDMREAFTLASRVVAFERRRDRPEEKERYGATITKDISIWPPRLAGQSSIFSPDRDGPAASLGHGRDDLASSGEMP comes from the coding sequence ATGAGCGAACTGAAGATCGAAAAGGTCTGGAAGGAATATGGCGACCAGATCGTGCTCGAAAACGTGTCCTTGACCGTCGCCTCGCGTGCCTTCGTCGCCCTTGTCGGCCCGTCGGGCTGCGGCAAGACCACCTTCCTGCGCATGCTGCTCGGCCAGGAGCAGCCGACGAAGGGCAAGATCCTGCTCGACGGCGAGCCTCTGCCGTCGGAGCCGGGACCGGACCGCGGCGTCGTCTTCCAGCGCTATTCCGTGTTCCCGCATCTGACGGTGCTCGGCAATGTGCTGCTCGGCAAGGAATTTTCCGCGGCGCGCTACAAGGCCAAGCTTTTCGGCGCTGCGCGCCGCAACGCCATAGAGGAAGCACGCGAACTGATCGCCGACGTTGGACTCGCCGGTTCGGAGAGCAAATATCCGGCGCAGCTTTCCGGGGGCATGCAGCAGCGCCTTGCGCTCGCCCAGGCGCTCATCATGAAGCCGAAGGTGCTGCTGCTCGACGAGCCCTTCGGCGCGCTCGATCCCGGCATTCGCGCCGAAATCCACACGCTGATGAAGCGGCTCTGGCACGAAACGCAGATGACCGTCGTCATGGTCACCCACGACATGCGCGAGGCCTTTACGCTCGCAAGCCGCGTCGTCGCCTTCGAACGTCGCCGCGATCGGCCGGAAGAGAAGGAGCGCTACGGCGCCACCATCACCAAGGATATTTCGATCTGGCCGCCGCGCCTTGCCGGCCAGTCATCGATTTTCAGCCCCGACCGGGACGGCCCGGCCGCTTCGCTGGGGCATGGCCGGGACGACCTGGCATCGTCAGGAGAAATGCCATGA
- a CDS encoding response regulator transcription factor, which produces MSDSARTKRRTGRNAPTVIIIEHSTLARTTLVKLLERELAGWNLIDLISTESLDRALGSEVRLIVLDLAGRGVESTSLRDDLAAIAARFPEAPITLLSGTDDAIIARQALKMGIRGFFSTSLAVDIALAGLRLVLAGGTFFPQLLGAATNGSTELPPARNEAEKSLDDRTQYLALADFTPREADVLAELQCGFSNKVIAGKLNLSGHTVKMHLQHIMRKLQAQNRTEVVARLVQRAAGGPDVSPG; this is translated from the coding sequence GTGTCCGACAGTGCTAGAACGAAGCGCCGTACGGGGCGCAATGCACCAACTGTGATCATTATTGAGCATTCGACACTGGCACGCACGACCCTTGTAAAGCTTCTTGAGCGTGAACTCGCCGGGTGGAACTTAATAGATTTGATCTCGACCGAGAGTCTCGATCGAGCTCTTGGATCTGAGGTGCGTTTGATTGTATTGGATCTGGCCGGCAGGGGTGTCGAGAGCACCAGCCTGCGCGATGATCTCGCCGCGATCGCTGCGCGGTTTCCTGAGGCTCCTATCACGTTGCTCTCAGGTACGGATGACGCCATCATAGCCCGTCAGGCGCTCAAGATGGGTATCCGCGGCTTTTTCTCGACTTCACTTGCTGTCGATATTGCCCTTGCCGGTCTTCGTCTCGTTCTGGCAGGGGGAACATTTTTCCCGCAGCTGTTGGGAGCCGCCACAAATGGCTCGACCGAGCTTCCTCCGGCCAGAAATGAGGCCGAAAAAAGCTTGGATGACAGGACGCAGTACCTGGCGCTTGCCGATTTCACGCCCCGGGAAGCAGACGTCCTCGCAGAGTTGCAATGTGGCTTCTCGAACAAGGTCATTGCGGGAAAACTCAATTTGTCGGGGCATACGGTCAAGATGCATTTGCAACACATAATGCGCAAGCTGCAGGCGCAGAACCGCACCGAGGTGGTTGCCCGCCTGGTTCAAAGAGCCGCCGGCGGGCCTGACGTATCGCCGGGTTAA
- a CDS encoding urea amidolyase associated protein UAAP2, translated as MSDFIQTSPARSLQNAAQDHFIAAEAPWSGLVRKGQTIRIEDSFGQQAIDTLFYRADDFSERYSNQDTMRMQGAAYIGIGTKIMSNEGNVMLTMTADSCGRHDTSAGACSCESNTVRFGHGTKYLHACRDNFVLEVSKHGMGKRDIVPNINFFMNVPIKPNGEMTIVDGISAPGDYVELIAEMDVLCVISNCPQINNPCNGFDPTPIRVLIWDGED; from the coding sequence ATGTCCGATTTCATCCAGACCTCGCCTGCCCGCAGCCTGCAGAATGCCGCGCAGGATCATTTCATCGCAGCCGAAGCCCCTTGGTCGGGCCTCGTGCGCAAAGGCCAAACGATCCGCATCGAGGACAGTTTCGGCCAGCAGGCGATCGACACGCTCTTCTACCGTGCCGATGATTTCTCCGAGCGCTATTCCAATCAGGATACGATGCGCATGCAGGGTGCCGCCTATATCGGCATCGGCACGAAGATCATGTCGAATGAAGGCAATGTCATGCTGACCATGACGGCCGACAGCTGCGGCCGCCATGATACGTCCGCCGGCGCCTGCTCCTGCGAGAGCAACACCGTGCGCTTCGGCCACGGTACGAAATACCTTCATGCCTGCCGCGACAATTTCGTGCTCGAAGTCTCGAAACACGGCATGGGAAAGCGCGACATCGTACCGAACATCAATTTTTTCATGAACGTGCCTATCAAACCGAATGGCGAAATGACCATCGTCGACGGCATTTCTGCGCCGGGCGACTATGTCGAACTCATTGCGGAGATGGACGTGCTCTGCGTCATTTCCAACTGCCCGCAGATCAACAATCCCTGCAACGGCTTCGATCCGACGCCGATCCGGGTGCTGATCTGGGATGGCGAGGACTGA
- a CDS encoding urea amidolyase associated protein UAAP1 — translation MMHVRRAPEEIAANRARYEEHQRKGLEFAPKALPGPSPLPAPVIDAAAIIHQETVPGGWYWSTKLMRGEAIRIDQGEGNSTVALVAWNAGDTSERINLVDTAKVQWTTALGKGRVIFSDMGRVMFSMAEDSSGAHDCLMGGSTAASNAAKYPGEKTRNTRDNLILVAVKLGLDRRDIPGILNLFAPVRLAEAGGFGWQGKRSNCGDYVELRAEMDMLVGFSNCPHPLDPDPTYQPKPVVITRYKAAIPAADDLCRTATAEAVRGFENNALMRT, via the coding sequence ATGATGCATGTGAGACGTGCACCCGAAGAAATCGCTGCCAATCGCGCGCGCTATGAGGAGCATCAAAGGAAGGGCCTGGAATTCGCCCCCAAGGCCCTGCCCGGCCCAAGCCCGCTGCCGGCGCCGGTGATCGATGCCGCCGCTATCATCCACCAGGAAACCGTCCCGGGCGGCTGGTATTGGTCGACGAAGCTTATGCGCGGCGAAGCGATCCGCATCGACCAGGGCGAAGGAAATTCCACCGTGGCGCTCGTCGCCTGGAATGCCGGCGATACGAGCGAGCGGATCAATCTCGTCGATACCGCCAAGGTCCAGTGGACGACGGCGCTCGGCAAGGGGCGTGTGATTTTCTCCGATATGGGCCGCGTCATGTTCTCGATGGCAGAGGATAGTTCCGGCGCCCATGATTGCCTGATGGGCGGCTCGACGGCTGCCTCGAACGCCGCGAAATATCCCGGCGAGAAAACGCGCAACACCCGTGACAACCTGATCCTCGTCGCGGTCAAACTCGGCCTCGACAGGCGCGATATTCCCGGCATCCTCAATCTCTTCGCACCGGTTCGCCTGGCCGAGGCCGGTGGTTTCGGCTGGCAGGGCAAGCGCTCCAACTGCGGCGATTACGTCGAGCTGCGTGCCGAGATGGACATGCTGGTCGGGTTTTCCAACTGCCCGCATCCGCTCGATCCGGACCCCACTTACCAGCCGAAGCCTGTTGTCATCACCCGCTACAAGGCGGCAATCCCTGCGGCCGATGACCTTTGCCGCACGGCAACGGCCGAAGCCGTGCGCGGTTTTGAAAACAATGCCCTGATGCGGACTTGA
- a CDS encoding type I secretion system permease/ATPase has translation MTTISMKPLRPQTQLVIALRACAGAFGFVFLYSCGYNLFLLAPSIYLLQIYDRVLSSRSADTLLMLTMIIAVAVLVGSMLDIVRRAALSRIGSWLDHRLRPMVLTASFEYATRADTGAATECYRDLAALRQFLDSPASSLFFDVPWAPVFLLLLFLVHPLLGTIGLLSALALLLAAFLTELATREPLAHANLALSMSYLRFATALKNIEIIRAMGMQDGAAQIVYRDAEMARRAQDIAMHRTEIILGFSKSIRTLAQILMMGSATWLVLINSGSPGIIFVASLLLGRGLAPIEGAIGAWRAFTFARNAFNRLNRMLIAVASERDGRMVPIPEPNGLVLDNVSYIKPFANRPILTGITLRLAPGDCVALIGPSGSGKSTLGRIMAGVAQATSGCVLLGGVDISALRLCGGTRHVGYLPQDIELFGGAIKDVIGRLDGGDPGKAIDAAKLVGLHEAIMRLPQGYETEIGEGGNLLLRAQRQQLGLARAAYGNPSLIVLDDPNSSLDYDGERMLFRAIERMKSRGMTVVIITHRMGILPVTNKIAIMRDGAVTAFGDSERIYETYLQPPARTGT, from the coding sequence ATGACAACGATTTCCATGAAGCCATTGCGCCCGCAGACACAGCTCGTCATTGCGCTCCGGGCTTGTGCCGGAGCCTTCGGGTTTGTCTTCCTCTATAGCTGCGGCTACAATCTCTTTCTTCTCGCGCCGTCCATCTATCTCCTGCAGATCTATGACAGGGTCCTGTCGAGCCGAAGCGCCGACACGCTGCTGATGCTGACGATGATCATCGCCGTCGCCGTACTGGTCGGGTCCATGCTGGATATCGTTCGCAGGGCCGCTCTTTCGCGCATCGGCAGCTGGCTGGACCACAGACTGCGGCCCATGGTGCTCACCGCGTCATTCGAATATGCCACTCGCGCCGATACGGGAGCCGCCACGGAGTGCTACAGGGACCTGGCCGCATTACGCCAGTTTCTCGATTCACCGGCCAGCTCGCTTTTTTTTGACGTTCCCTGGGCGCCCGTATTCCTGCTCCTGCTCTTTCTCGTTCATCCGCTGCTTGGGACCATCGGTCTTCTGAGCGCACTTGCTCTTCTGCTGGCTGCGTTCCTGACCGAACTCGCGACACGAGAGCCGCTTGCCCATGCCAATCTTGCCCTTTCGATGAGCTATCTCAGGTTTGCGACCGCCCTTAAAAACATCGAGATCATCCGGGCAATGGGCATGCAGGATGGCGCAGCGCAGATCGTCTATCGCGATGCGGAAATGGCAAGAAGGGCGCAGGACATCGCGATGCATCGAACGGAGATCATTCTCGGTTTCTCCAAATCGATCCGCACGCTCGCACAGATTCTCATGATGGGATCGGCGACATGGCTGGTGCTCATAAACAGCGGCAGTCCCGGGATCATCTTCGTCGCGAGCCTGCTGCTCGGGCGCGGGCTTGCACCGATCGAGGGCGCGATCGGTGCATGGCGCGCCTTTACGTTTGCGCGCAATGCCTTCAATCGCCTGAACAGAATGCTGATAGCAGTTGCATCGGAACGCGATGGCCGAATGGTGCCGATCCCGGAGCCCAACGGCCTCGTTCTCGACAACGTCAGCTATATCAAGCCATTCGCCAATCGGCCGATATTGACAGGCATCACCTTGCGCCTGGCGCCAGGCGATTGCGTAGCACTCATCGGCCCATCGGGATCGGGAAAATCGACGCTGGGTCGCATCATGGCAGGCGTTGCGCAAGCAACGAGCGGCTGTGTTCTTCTCGGGGGGGTGGATATCTCGGCTCTGCGCCTATGCGGCGGGACCCGCCACGTCGGATACCTGCCGCAGGACATCGAACTCTTCGGCGGAGCAATCAAGGATGTGATCGGCCGGCTGGACGGTGGAGATCCCGGCAAGGCCATCGACGCCGCGAAGCTGGTTGGATTGCACGAAGCGATCATGCGACTACCGCAGGGCTACGAGACCGAAATCGGTGAAGGGGGAAATCTGCTCCTGCGAGCGCAGCGCCAACAGCTGGGACTGGCACGGGCGGCCTATGGAAATCCCTCTCTCATCGTTCTCGACGATCCGAATTCGAGCCTGGATTATGACGGCGAGCGCATGCTGTTCAGGGCGATCGAGCGCATGAAGTCCAGGGGGATGACCGTCGTCATCATAACGCATCGGATGGGGATTCTGCCTGTTACCAACAAGATTGCCATCATGCGTGACGGGGCGGTGACCGCCTTCGGCGACAGCGAGCGGATTTATGAAACCTATCTTCAACCGCCGGCTCGAACAGGAACATAG
- a CDS encoding efflux RND transporter periplasmic adaptor subunit, with amino-acid sequence MTAITGVDRLGPELHGTSIKSPQNANPIALSAVRSRKRCHDFEWKLSMSSMFRSFIAAVLTVPVVFLSACKDEQAQAQANPPENEVAARVSVLTVQPRKVVVFDELPGRVSAFRTAEIRPQVSGIIQKRLFNEGAEVERNEPLFQLDAAPFSADVEASSAILARMEAELLNAQIKFDRAKVLSSQKILSAESFNNATAALAQAKANVAEARANLTRRKLELSYASIRSPIAGLIGQALMSEGGLASSSATTPLAVVQQIDRVYVDIRQSSMTREALEDLVSAGESDDAAKLPVQIFTVAGKLYDEPGQVLFSDMSVDAGTGSVGIRVEVPNPNRQLLPGMYIRAKVPRSIHPDALTVPQEAVLRDPSGRPQLIIVGADKTASRRNVQVGSLVDGQYMIVDGLLAGETVVVLGHDRIQGGVKLETVPYRPVAAVNRS; translated from the coding sequence ATGACTGCGATCACCGGCGTTGATCGCTTGGGGCCCGAGCTCCATGGGACATCAATCAAATCTCCACAAAACGCCAACCCGATCGCCCTATCAGCGGTTCGGTCGCGAAAGCGTTGTCACGATTTTGAATGGAAACTCTCGATGAGCAGCATGTTCCGCTCGTTTATCGCCGCTGTACTTACAGTTCCCGTCGTTTTTCTTTCGGCCTGCAAGGACGAGCAAGCTCAAGCCCAGGCGAACCCGCCTGAAAATGAGGTGGCGGCGCGCGTGAGCGTCCTCACGGTTCAGCCGCGGAAAGTTGTTGTCTTCGACGAATTGCCGGGACGCGTCTCTGCTTTTCGAACGGCCGAGATACGCCCCCAGGTCAGCGGCATCATTCAGAAACGGCTCTTCAACGAGGGAGCGGAAGTAGAACGGAATGAACCGCTGTTCCAGCTCGATGCCGCCCCCTTCTCCGCGGATGTCGAAGCTTCCTCGGCGATACTTGCGCGCATGGAAGCGGAGCTGCTGAACGCGCAGATCAAGTTCGATCGGGCCAAGGTGCTGTCATCCCAAAAAATCCTGAGCGCTGAATCGTTCAACAACGCCACGGCCGCCCTGGCCCAAGCCAAGGCGAATGTTGCAGAAGCAAGGGCCAATCTGACGCGCCGCAAGCTCGAGCTCTCTTATGCGTCCATCAGGAGCCCCATTGCCGGACTGATCGGCCAGGCCTTGATGAGCGAGGGGGGCCTGGCGTCGTCTTCGGCGACAACTCCTCTCGCAGTCGTCCAGCAAATCGACCGCGTCTATGTTGACATCAGGCAATCCTCGATGACCCGGGAAGCGCTGGAGGATCTGGTTTCGGCCGGGGAAAGCGACGACGCGGCCAAACTTCCCGTGCAGATATTTACGGTTGCTGGAAAGCTTTATGACGAGCCTGGCCAGGTGTTGTTTTCGGACATGTCAGTCGATGCCGGCACCGGCAGCGTCGGCATACGTGTCGAAGTCCCCAATCCGAACCGGCAGCTGCTGCCCGGCATGTACATTCGTGCGAAAGTCCCGCGTTCCATCCATCCTGACGCGCTGACGGTACCGCAGGAAGCAGTCCTGCGCGATCCGTCCGGACGACCGCAATTGATCATAGTTGGCGCGGACAAGACCGCCAGCCGGCGCAACGTCCAGGTCGGTTCGCTGGTGGACGGTCAATATATGATTGTCGATGGCCTTTTGGCCGGCGAGACGGTCGTTGTGCTCGGCCACGACCGCATTCAAGGCGGCGTGAAACTGGAGACGGTTCCTTATCGTCCCGTTGCTGCCGTCAACAGAAGCTAA
- a CDS encoding cytochrome b: MIDKTTESRTTKYPLSIRILHWLRAVLIMGMIASGWYMTRLPESDMDVASFLYPNHKQFGVLIWLLALVHLALRWRYKASMPHTPQALAGWERTLSHVTHRLIILLTLLVPLLGYFMSSSFTQSDGVPFFFIPHIPELLPKNDAAFAVFQTLHRYGAYLLLACIILHVAGALKHRLQHRGAETDVLPRML, encoded by the coding sequence ATGATTGATAAGACGACAGAAAGCCGCACGACAAAATATCCCCTGTCGATTCGGATACTTCATTGGCTGCGTGCCGTGCTGATCATGGGAATGATAGCCTCTGGTTGGTATATGACCAGGCTTCCAGAAAGCGATATGGACGTAGCGTCATTCTTATATCCGAACCACAAGCAATTTGGCGTCCTGATCTGGCTTCTGGCATTGGTGCATCTTGCCCTGCGCTGGCGTTACAAAGCCTCTATGCCCCACACACCTCAAGCCTTGGCTGGCTGGGAAAGAACCCTGTCGCATGTGACGCATCGGCTTATCATCCTGCTGACACTGCTTGTTCCATTGCTCGGCTATTTCATGTCGAGCAGCTTCACGCAAAGCGATGGCGTGCCTTTCTTTTTCATCCCTCACATTCCGGAGCTTTTGCCCAAGAACGACGCCGCGTTCGCCGTCTTCCAAACCCTTCACAGGTATGGCGCCTACCTTCTCCTGGCCTGTATTATCCTTCATGTGGCTGGTGCGCTAAAACATAGGCTACAGCATAGAGGGGCCGAAACGGACGTCCTGCCGCGGATGCTCTAG
- a CDS encoding putative urea ABC transporter substrate-binding protein, which translates to MQTFSKIVSTTALAVSLAFGLASVAKAEAKTDFKVAWSIYVGWMPWGYAADHGIVKKWADKYGIKIEVTQFNDYVESMNQYTAGAFDAVTLTNMDGLSIPAAGGVDTTAVIVGDFSNGNDAVILKDKASLADIKGQNVNLVEFSVSHYLLARALESIKLTERDVKVVNTSDADMVAAYKTPDVTAVVTWNPLVSTILEDPTAKKVFDSSQVPGEIIDLMVANSGVLKDNPNFGKALAGIWYETAALLRANTAEGKAAREAMGSASGTDLAGFEAQLAATKLFDKPADAVAFTASPGLPKTMDLVRNFLFEKGLLGNGAPSADVIGIEMPDGKVLGDTANVKLRFTETYMKAAADGSL; encoded by the coding sequence ATGCAGACTTTTTCGAAGATTGTTTCCACCACAGCGCTGGCGGTGTCGTTGGCGTTTGGACTCGCTTCCGTTGCGAAGGCTGAAGCGAAGACTGATTTCAAGGTCGCCTGGTCCATATATGTCGGTTGGATGCCTTGGGGCTATGCGGCTGACCACGGCATCGTCAAGAAATGGGCCGACAAATACGGCATCAAGATCGAGGTCACGCAGTTCAACGACTACGTCGAGTCGATGAACCAGTACACGGCAGGCGCATTCGATGCGGTGACGCTGACCAACATGGACGGGTTGTCGATCCCGGCGGCCGGCGGCGTCGATACGACGGCGGTGATCGTCGGTGACTTTTCGAACGGCAACGACGCCGTCATCCTTAAGGACAAGGCGAGCCTGGCCGATATCAAGGGCCAGAACGTCAATCTCGTCGAATTCTCCGTCTCGCACTATCTGCTTGCCCGCGCACTCGAAAGCATCAAGCTGACGGAGCGCGACGTGAAGGTGGTCAACACATCAGACGCGGACATGGTCGCAGCCTACAAGACGCCTGACGTCACAGCCGTCGTCACCTGGAACCCGCTGGTTTCCACCATCCTTGAAGATCCCACGGCCAAGAAGGTCTTCGACAGCTCGCAGGTGCCGGGCGAGATCATCGACCTGATGGTCGCCAATAGCGGCGTACTGAAGGACAATCCGAACTTCGGCAAGGCGCTTGCCGGCATCTGGTATGAGACCGCCGCACTGCTGCGGGCCAACACCGCCGAGGGCAAGGCAGCCCGCGAGGCCATGGGTTCGGCTTCGGGCACCGATCTTGCCGGCTTCGAAGCCCAGCTTGCCGCCACCAAGCTCTTCGACAAGCCGGCCGATGCCGTTGCCTTCACCGCCTCTCCTGGCCTGCCGAAGACCATGGATCTGGTGCGCAACTTCCTGTTCGAGAAGGGCCTGCTCGGCAATGGCGCGCCGTCTGCGGACGTCATCGGCATCGAAATGCCCGACGGCAAGGTGCTGGGCGATACCGCCAACGTGAAGTTGCGCTTCACAGAGACCTACATGAAGGCAGCCGCAGACGGTTCGCTCTGA